The Clostridium sporogenes region TGCAAAAATAATATCTATGGTTGGATGTTTGTCTTTACTTTTTTCTGTATGAAACTCATATTCCATATTCATGCCTTGGTATTGGCTTGTTGGAAGCCATTTCATGTAGAAATACCGCTTTGCTTCTCCAATAGAAGCACCCCAAAAAAGTCCCAATTTAGGTTTTATTGTAACTTTTGCATATTTACCAGCAGGTAAAGTAAAACTTTTTAAGCCATTGTTTTCAATCGTACTTCCTATAAACATTTCAAAGTCTTTTGATGTTTCATCATAATTTCTTGATAAAACGATATATGGTAAAACCATTCCTTTTGTAGAACAAATTGTGTTGTAGTATTCTTCTGAAAGAGTATCTATATCATTAGAGATTGTTTTATCATTAGATTGCTTCCACAATCCATATACAACTTTTTCCTTGAATTCCACAATTTCAACATTAAGGCTTGCCATCAAAAATCATCCTTTCAAATTACTATTTATCTATCAATTACTACATTACCATCTGAATCTAATAGTGGTGTCATTCCATTCATACCAGTTCCAACAGTTGTTAAGTAATTAACTCCTGTCTTAGTATCTACAACAATATACACTGCACCAAATCCTAATGATTGCTCCTCTTTAATAACAAATCGTTTTTCTTTTTTTCTTTGCCGAACATATAAAACACCTCCCTAAATTACTATTTATTTAATTGTTTACATCATTCATATATCACATTCTATAGATAGTGGGTATTTAACAAATATAAATATTATCTACATCTCCACTACAGATACTGTTCACAAATTTAGAAACATATATACTAACTAAAACACATATTAAACTAATTTACTCCATTAGACAAATTGGAATTTATTAACTTTCCGATTTATATGCAAAAGGTATTAAATCTTTAGCTAATGCCTTTTGCAATCCATCATTTGTTTGTATAATCACTTCACAGTTAGGACAATAGTCTGATAACATTTGTCTACAATTTCCACATGGTGATAATACTTCATCCCCATTCTCACCTCTTATTGCAACAATACATTTAAAATCCTTTTCTCCGTTTGTAACAGCAGTACCTATTGCCACTTGTTCAGCACATGCCCCATGTAGAGAAAATACGTTAATCCCCAAATATATATTACCACTACTACATTTAACTGCTGCTGCAACTGTATGATTGTAATTTTCTCTATCATAATTTTTCTTTAATATTTCACTTGCCTTTTCAATAAGTTCCATATCCTTAGAATCTAACATTTTCAAATCTTCCCCTTACAAATTACTATTTAGTTAATTAGTGAATAAACCTTTCTTTTCCTTGCTTCTTCATACAACTTTCTACTTTAGAATATTCTTTAGTAATAGCATTATACCTGTTCTTGAGCTTATTATATGGATCGTTTAAAATAAAACATACAAATGGTACTATAATTGCTCCTAATGCTGGCATTATAACTAATAAATTTCTTAATTCATCCATAAGCATACCTCTTAAAATACTTATTTTCTACATTTTAGCAGGTATTCCTCTATTTATATGTCAAAATTTTCTTTTATAAATTTCTAATTTTAAATATATTACTTCATGTTATTTGGTTTACTTTAAATTCACTTTACATAATTATATTTAAGTAATCTACTCTATTTTCCCCATGTTCTCTGCTTTATCCTTCCACCTTTGCCTCTATAATAACTGTCATGTTTCATAAGGTCCATAACATCAGAAAAGGAGAGGTTTTCTTTCTTACCTCTCCTACGTCTCTTCTTATTCTGTTTTCTATTTTTATTTAATTGCTTATGTGTTTTGGGTTGCTGTGTTTTTAATATCTTTTCTATCCTCACCTATCCCACCTACCTCACATCCTTTATACTATAAAAAAAGACACTCTATTGAGTGCCCTGTTACTATCTTTTTTATATTATACTTTTTAATATAAGTTACCTACTCTTTTTTAACTTCTCATCAATAAACTTATTATACTGATTTAATGCTGCATTTAATACTTTACTTGCTGTTACTACTTCTGGATCAACTAAATTACCTTGTTTCTTATTTATTAACTCATTTAATTGTTTCCTTAATATATCTATATCTTTTAATAAATCCTCTAATTCAGACATAATAACACCTCCATAACTAGTATTAACTATTAAAGTATTCTTTATATATTTAATTTATATATAATCTCCTAGACCACCTACCTAACATTCATTTGCACAACTAACTAAATCTACTTTGTATCCCATGCAATGCTTGCAAAATCCATTACTACCTCTTTTAAAAGTCTTGCAGTACTTCTTTTTCTTTTTTCTATCTACATTTTTATGAACGATAGGGTGTTTATGTAAATTATTCAGTTTTTCAGTTATTACATTAGATAAGAATATTCCCAACTTAATCACCTAATAATAAAATCCTTTATCCTCATTACTATAATATTCCCTTCTTTAATGTCATTTACAATCCCAAATTTAAACTTTTCCCCGTGATGTATTAAAGAACAATAATATTCTCCATATCTACCATCTTCCGATTGAGCTATTATTTTTGAAATATTACAATAGTCAAAAACTCTTATCTTTCCAAAACCAAGTACTAATTGTTGATACTTGAAGCTTTTATCTTTGTTATTAAATATTAAAATTTCTTTCCCAAAATTATATCTTATCCATTGGTAAATGGACCTACACCCTATATAAACTGCAAAAGCAGCTACAAATAGCATTAGAAGTATATCTTTTAAAGACCATTGGAAAAGTTTTAGATTCAATGCTTCCAGCAGCATATCCAAAATTATAAATAGTCCCACTGGCAGCATAAAAATTGAAAACAAAAGATATCCGCTGGTTCCTAAGAATCCTTTTTTAATATTTATTACCACCTTAAGAACATTATCCTTATCATATAAATATTCTACTTTTTTTCCCATTGTCAACTTCACCTCAAATGAATTTATACTTTAATAAGGAATCCTTATTTATTACAATTTTAATTTAATCAATACTAAAATTGTATCATGTTTTCTATATAAAACATAATAATTTTAAAACACCTCATTACTGAATTTTCAAAGAACATTGTCCCTATCTGCATTTTCAAAAGTTACGTCTCCTTTTAATTATATTTAGACATAAAAACACCACAAAATTCAATATTGAATAATGTGGTGCTTAAATAAATAAGTTGTAACATTAAATAAAAAATTTATAAACTGACTGATTATTTAACTTAAAATTTAAAGCTTTTTAATCCAATGTTCCAATAACATTATTTAATTCAAATAAAGCATTGGGATCAACTTTTAAAGTAGTACCTTCTTTACCTAAACCACCATATACAAAAGGAAATTCAAAAAGCTTTTTATCAATAATATATGGTAATTCAATTCCAAGCATTGGAACATTTCCAACTGAAAAACCTGTGGTTAATTTAACTTCGTCTTTAGTTGCTAATCTAACATTTTTACAATTCAATAAATGTTTTATTTCCTTGAAATTTACATGACCTCTTTCTCCTGATACAATTAGCACATAAAATCCTACAGGGGTATATATTATTAATGTTGCTGCTATTTGAGCAATATTAATTTTAAAATAGTCAGCACCTTCCTTAGCTGTATGAATAGGTTTATTATTATAAATTATTTCAAATGAAAAACCACCATTTTTTAAAATATTTTCTGTATTCTCCATTAAATTCACCTCCAAATCATAATATTTATCAAAATTTATACTTATTAAAACTATGTCCCTTAAATTTAATCCTTTTCTATTTTGCCTTTTAATACATAAAACTTTACTCTATTAACTTAACTAATAGCAATTATATGATATTTACCTTCACCTCATATAAAAGATGCTATATAAAACTACTATTCCATGTATATACTCATAGCCTTTTTAACATTTTCCACAGTTTCATTACCACCCATATTTGCTTTCTTACTGCCATCAAATATGATATCACGCACTTCCCCCTTATGTTCTTCATAATAGGCTCGTTTCTCTCTAAAGGGGGCAAGAAGAGAATTCACTTTTTCTGATAAAAGACTTTTGCAGGCTGCACAACCAATATTTGCATTTCTACACATTTCACAAATGTTTTTATGCTCATTTTCATTAAATGTTTCATGATACTTACTAACTATGCATATGTCTGGATTACCTTTATCTTTTACTCTTATTCTGTTTTTATCAGTAATTGCTGATTTTATCTTTGTATTAACCTCTTCCACAGTATCAGATAAATAGATTGCATTACCAAGACTTTTACCCATTTTAGAATTTCCATCTAATCCAGCAAGTCGTGGTGTATTACTTATTAATGCTTGTGGTTCCTTGATAATAACCTGGCCCTTGCCATATAAATCGTTAAAACGTCTTATAATTTTTCTTCCCTGTTCTATGTGGGGAAGTTGATCTTCTCCAACAGGCACTAAATCAGCATTACAAAAAGTAATATCTGCAGTCTGACTAACAGGATATCCTAAAAAGCCATAGCTTAAATCATCATATCCATATTGTTTTGCTTCAGTTTTTACAGTTGGATTATGTCTTAATGAATTTACTGAAACGAGCATTGAATAAAATACAGTTAATTCTGCAATAGCACTAATTTTAGACTGTAAGAACATAGTTATCTTATTTGGGTCTAAACCTACTGATAAATTATCTATTGCAACATCATAAATGCTTTTACTTATTAATTCTGGATGTTGAAAATGAGTTGTTAACGCCTGAATATCCGCTAATAGAATAAAGGTATCATAATCATCCTGTAATTTCACTCTATTTTGAAGACTGCCTACATAATGCCCTATGTGCAGTTTTCCAGTTGTTCTATCCCCTGTTAAAATTCGTTTCATTTTAAATACCTCTCTTTAAATATTATTTTAGATTAGATACCACCAACCATCTTCCATAAAATCATCTCCTTAAAATAAAAAACTTCTACCCCAAAAAAGGGATAGAAGTGTATAATTCTATTTAGCCACCCAAAATATCAAGTTTCACATACCAACATATGCTTCCATCATAACGGTTAGGATTTCCGTCAACGCCTACTTGCAAAGCTTTCGGGCTGCCCTCATGAGTCCATTCAACATAAAATCAAATGCTATATTCCCACCACCAATAGCTCTCTGGAATTTAATCTTATATGTCTACTACTCTCATTCAATGGTTTTAATTTTGACTATATTATATAGGGTGAAAAATATTATGTCAAGATAATAAAATCAAAAAAATTATATAATTTTATTCTTCATTTTTATCCATAGATACTTGTTTTTAAAAAAAGTTATATAAATAAAGCTAAATAATATTCTCCATCCGATTATAGAACTTCCACAATCAAACTCTATAACTTCATCACTGGAAGCATAAAATTCTATTTTATTACTTCTGCACCAATCAATCTTTAAATAAATTGTATGCTTACCTTCTGTAACTTCAAATTCTCTTGTTTCTTTACGCTTAATCTCTCCTAAACATTCATTGTCTAATATTATTTTATAGGCTCGTATTTTATCTGCATAGTTAGTTGATCTATTAATTTTTATCATGGTATTACCTCAACAATCTTAATAATATTTACCCTTATTTAATTTCTACAATAAAAATTTCATTGTATTCTTCCTATTATGTATTCTATTATCTAACTTAATATTAAATTCAACCCATATAGTTGCTATAGATAACCTTAATATAAAACATTTTCTAAATGTTATTACACTTTTTTATGGTTACATTAAACTTTTTGTAATTCAAATCTAAAGACTTGTTTTGTATTTGGATATTTTTTCTTATCCACTTCACTTAAAAACATATCAATTGGTCTTACATATATTCCAGTATCATCATATAAAGTTTTATATAATACCAATATTTCTTTGCTATACTTAGCATCATGCACTATCCCTTTATTTTTAAGCTTCAATAGTACAACTTTTTTCTCTAATTCAGTATGATAAGCAACAAGATGTCCTTCATCTAAATTTAAAGTTTCCATTTCTTCTTCATTATTTATAGGATTACTTATCCCCATTGTTGCATAGTATTTGTTTTTAAAATGCTTATATATTGCAGGATAAACTAAAACATTTTCCATTTATGTTTCCCCCTTAATTTCATATTGTCTAAATTTTAAAGCAAAATTTTTAAACCATTTTCTTATACATTTTATAATTTGTTCAGTGAAAACAAATATTTATTCAAAATATAACCCTTATTTATACATTGCATAAATTCAAGTCGCCGGCTTTGTACTTGCCCTAGGAGAGAAATGACATATATCATTTTAGGTTTACTTTTTAAGTTCATTAACAAATTGAAATTTATCAAACATCTTCTGAATCAATTACTTTATAACCCTTCTCAATCAATGCTTTAGCAAATAGTCCATTGCCTTTAATTAATTTTCCATTAAAGCTTCCATCATATATTTTATTAACTCCACAAGTAGGACTTCTTGACTGTAGAATTGCTAAATCAATATTTTCATCTTTTATCTCCTTTAATGCTAGTTCAACACCTTTTTCATATTCCCTATGAACATTTCTACCATTACATTCAGTAACACATCCATCTACTATTTCAGCAGAAGCCCTTGGAATACTCATTCCTACTAACATTTCAGGACAAATTTCAATTATTTCTTTATCCTTTAGAAATTCTACAACTTTGGGATTTAAATTGTTTCCACCATTATATTTACAGTTACATCCTGTAATGCAGGCACTAACCAATACTTTCATCTTTATCACCTTTCCGGATTACTAATCTAATTTTTCTGTATATTAATAATTGAAATCCTAAGCTATGACATCATAAAATGTACTTTGTAAGTTTCCTTTTCCTAATTTATCCATTTTAGCTTCTATTCCTTCTAAATTCATTTCTTTCACCCAACCTCACCAATAAATTACTATTTATTTAATTGTTTACATCATTCATATATCACATTTTATGGATAATAGGAAGTTAATATATCTACATTATGAATCATCTTTTCACCTATCAACTTTATATAGTATAATCTAAGAACACCCCACTAAAAACTGAAATGAAGTGAACAACTTTCGTTGCTTTTATTTAGTCATTAATTTTAATAGTGTCAATTATGTTTTCAAGTTCAACTTTATGTTTTGAATTCATATAAGCATATATATCGCTATGCCAACCTCGTAGTTTCAGGTCATGTATTAAGTCAATACTTCTTTCTATCAACCATTCTTTTACTACGATTTCTTTATCATCTTCAAACTCAACTTTATTATCTGTGAAAGTTGTGTAATCAAGATCATTAATATTTACTTTAATTACAATTAAAAAACATTGACTATTTTTAATCCAGTCTCTTTCAATACTCTTATCAAAAGCTTCTGCTAAATTGCCAATTAACTCTGGTCTTTCTCTGACCATTCCAGGATAATTCAATACATTATCCGAATAAATGAATGCATTTATTGGATAATGCATTATACTGAACAATTTTGTACAGCATAAATCTACTTTACGGCTATTTTCCTTGGATCTATAATATACTCTACCTTTGTAATTTATACTCTCTTTTTCAAAATCAATTTCTATTTCTTTGCTTTTCAAATATCTTGCTAAGTAAGTATCTTTTTTTATTGCTTCTTGTGTATTTAATAATCCATATTTGTTTATACTTTTACAATTATCACCATTCGTAGTAACTTGAATTGTTTTTAAATACAGATTTCTTATATCTAGTGAGTCTAAATTAATATTATACTGATGAATTAACTTGTCTAATAGACTGTCATAATCATATGCATTTCTGTGTACAAATAACTCAATATCCACAGCGTCAACTCCTGTAAATTGGGATAAAGAATTTACAGTAGCTCTATATGAGGTAAAATCAAACGTAAACTCTTTCACTAAAAATCATCCCCTTTTGAATGTATATTATCACATACGTCGACTAACTATTTGATACATTTAGTAAACTCAGTCATTTATCTTCTCTACGATTTACTACATCTATATAGCAAATTACAAACATTAATTTATATTTTAATATAAAGCTAATTGTTCAATATTTCTTCTATCAATTGTACTAAATTATTTTCAGCTTCATCTATATTAAAACTATCATCAATTCTTAATTCGTTAAAATATTTTTTAGAACGTGCAATTGTAATAAATTCGCAATTCTTAATTAAACCATTAATTATATTACGCCTTATAGGTTTTAATGATTCTCTAGTTTGAAAATAATCTAGATCCATATCTAAAATATATTTTCTATTAGATAAATTTAATTTAATATCTTTTAGATATTCATCATCTAATCTATTATGACAACGATTCTTTTCTATTTCAGGACAAGTTTTATAACAATATTTAGTAGGATTTTCAAATGCTTCACAATATATTTTTTCATTTTTACAGTGTTCTCCACCATATTCCTCGTACTTGTCCATACAGTAAATCACATGGTATTCAGTAATTATTCCTAACTCCCAAGCTGCTAAAATATGTTCATCACAATCTAATAAGCGAGTGTTATCTAAAATTATATTAAAAGATTTATTATTTAATATTTCTTTTACTTTTTCTTCTCTAAACCGGTCACGTAATTGAAAAGTATCTACATAACTAGTCTTAAATGCTTTTTCATATGCATAGTCATTAAAACCAATAATTGTATCAGCATGATAATCTAAAGTAATCAAATCGTATTTATAGTCGTTTTGTAAAGAATAATACGACCATATAGGTAATACATAATTATGGTCATCAACTATATAAACTCTTTTATTATTAATACAAAGAATTCTCAAATTAGAAAATTGACCTTCTCTCAACATAGTTTATCCTCCCAATATTAATATGAAAATTTCTTCTCTATGTCATTTTGATCTTTTAAAAATGATTTTATATTCAAATTCAATCTCTCCATCACTACATTCAACTAATCATTCACACTTAAATAATAATTAATTTTTATTTCCACATGATTTGCATATATACAAGTAATCTTATTACGTCTATTACTAATCTCAACTTCTCGTTATAGAAATTAAAAGCTTGTACCTACTTATACATTTTATTCCATATAATCAACAGCACATTATTAGCCTAATGGGTATATTCATGACTTGTCCAATTATATGGATAATAGAAAGCCTATACAATTCAAAATAGTTTTCAATTACCATATATATCATAACTATAATGTAGCTCACCTCATTAGCAATAAATATGATTTTTAAAATATTTTAATGTACTAATATAATGCAAAATCTTTCTAAGTCACATAGGGAACTTTTAAAAAATTTTACAATTATGCCGCTACACTTCAATTTTTAGTATCATATGCTTTCCAGTCTTTTTTTCGTCATTTCTCCGTATGTAACAATCGTAGCCCCTACATCATAAAATGCATTGCTAATAATCGCCTCACTGACAATAAAGATATCTTTAATACTCCAGCCATCGCCTTCTAATCCATACTGAATTTTTACATCTTCCAAGTGTTCATTAACCCATAAAGCACGCCTTCTATGTTTTGTAGCAAAACACTTCTTATCTCCTTTGTCAACAAACATTTTCTGATATTCTAAATCCATTTCATAAGGACTCTTTGAAAAATTAAAATCTTTGACTTCTGAT contains the following coding sequences:
- a CDS encoding YbaK/EbsC family protein is translated as MENTENILKNGGFSFEIIYNNKPIHTAKEGADYFKINIAQIAATLIIYTPVGFYVLIVSGERGHVNFKEIKHLLNCKNVRLATKDEVKLTTGFSVGNVPMLGIELPYIIDKKLFEFPFVYGGLGKEGTTLKVDPNALFELNNVIGTLD
- a CDS encoding cytidine deaminase, which encodes MLDSKDMELIEKASEILKKNYDRENYNHTVAAAVKCSSGNIYLGINVFSLHGACAEQVAIGTAVTNGEKDFKCIVAIRGENGDEVLSPCGNCRQMLSDYCPNCEVIIQTNDGLQKALAKDLIPFAYKSES
- a CDS encoding DUF1653 domain-containing protein, with protein sequence MENVLVYPAIYKHFKNKYYATMGISNPINNEEEMETLNLDEGHLVAYHTELEKKVVLLKLKNKGIVHDAKYSKEILVLYKTLYDDTGIYVRPIDMFLSEVDKKKYPNTKQVFRFELQKV
- a CDS encoding DUF6440 family protein; the protein is MYIVVDTKTGVNYLTTVGTGMNGMTPLLDSDGNVVIDR
- a CDS encoding aspartyl-phosphate phosphatase Spo0E family protein, coding for MSELEDLLKDIDILRKQLNELINKKQGNLVDPEVVTASKVLNAALNQYNKFIDEKLKKSR
- a CDS encoding DUF523 domain-containing protein, which produces MKVLVSACITGCNCKYNGGNNLNPKVVEFLKDKEIIEICPEMLVGMSIPRASAEIVDGCVTECNGRNVHREYEKGVELALKEIKDENIDLAILQSRSPTCGVNKIYDGSFNGKLIKGNGLFAKALIEKGYKVIDSEDV
- the trpS gene encoding tryptophan--tRNA ligase; translated protein: MKRILTGDRTTGKLHIGHYVGSLQNRVKLQDDYDTFILLADIQALTTHFQHPELISKSIYDVAIDNLSVGLDPNKITMFLQSKISAIAELTVFYSMLVSVNSLRHNPTVKTEAKQYGYDDLSYGFLGYPVSQTADITFCNADLVPVGEDQLPHIEQGRKIIRRFNDLYGKGQVIIKEPQALISNTPRLAGLDGNSKMGKSLGNAIYLSDTVEEVNTKIKSAITDKNRIRVKDKGNPDICIVSKYHETFNENEHKNICEMCRNANIGCAACKSLLSEKVNSLLAPFREKRAYYEEHKGEVRDIIFDGSKKANMGGNETVENVKKAMSIYME
- a CDS encoding GyrI-like domain-containing protein; translated protein: MASLNVEIVEFKEKVVYGLWKQSNDKTISNDIDTLSEEYYNTICSTKGMVLPYIVLSRNYDETSKDFEMFIGSTIENNGLKSFTLPAGKYAKVTIKPKLGLFWGASIGEAKRYFYMKWLPTSQYQGMNMEYEFHTEKSKDKHPTIDIIFAIKEKN
- a CDS encoding UPF0489 family protein, encoding MLREGQFSNLRILCINNKRVYIVDDHNYVLPIWSYYSLQNDYKYDLITLDYHADTIIGFNDYAYEKAFKTSYVDTFQLRDRFREEKVKEILNNKSFNIILDNTRLLDCDEHILAAWELGIITEYHVIYCMDKYEEYGGEHCKNEKIYCEAFENPTKYCYKTCPEIEKNRCHNRLDDEYLKDIKLNLSNRKYILDMDLDYFQTRESLKPIRRNIINGLIKNCEFITIARSKKYFNELRIDDSFNIDEAENNLVQLIEEILNN